In Plasmodium vivax chromosome 10, whole genome shotgun sequence, the sequence TGGTATGACGAGACCACTCCCCCAGGGTGAAGCGAATGGGAAGCTACTAACCTGACTGAATTGACCGACCTTCCGATCGCCACGCCTCCTTTGCGGGTGTAGGCCCACACATGAAGCAGCCAGAATGGCGTAGAAGCGGAAAAGTCTGCAGGTGATTGGCACCCCCTCCGCTGAAGTAAACACCTCCGTATTGCTAAAACTGAGATGAGCAATAATCAGCCAAACTGAAggcacacttttttttcccatttttttttcttttcctttatgGCGGCGTATCACCCGCTGTGTGCCCTTCTGCAGCGAAGCGTCCTCAccggtcaggtaaaaaaaaggggcgaccAGTTTCACCGAGCCGTTGCCATAAGCAGCCGAGTAGGTGGCGCAAAGAAACAGAAGAAGCTAAGCTCCAAAACGGCGAAACATATCAACTACGTGTtcgagaagaagaagaaggcggATGAGGCCATAAGCTTTAATAGCctaaagaggaggaagctgAAGGAGGTGCCTTCTTCGCACTTTCACTTCATTTGCCaccttaaaaatggggaagtgcaATCCGCGCGAAGGGGGAGCGCCTCGCTGCTGGGGGGGGTGGCCCCCGTGGGGGAGGCCACAACGGGGGGAGACCGCCCAATTGGTGTATCGCTTCCAACGGGGGAAGACCGCCTAATTGGGAAAACCACAATTGGTGAATTGCGCCCAATTGGTGAATCGCTTCCAACGGGGGAAGACCGCCTAGTTAGGGAGACACCCATCTGGGGCTCGTCCGCCGCCGGGGAGGCATTCCAATTCTTCCCGCGCGCAACGTTCCGGCAAGACAGGAGGGAGAAGGACCCGAAGAACACGAGCGCGCTGAGCAGCATCGTCCATTTGGGGAGGAACAAAGACATCTGCAACACCTATCTTAGAGCCAGCCTAATGAACATATACCACGACGAGAATCACAACCACGTAATTCTAAAAATGATGAGGGAGGTgcaacacacacatatgtatatgaacAGCCGGCAGATAAGTTTAATCATTTACAGCCTCTACCAGCACTTCTTCACCCAAGCAGTAAAACAGATTCACGGAAAGGATAACCCCTCGAACTGTGAGTGGtacttaaaattattttacattcttgaggatgatttttttgttcccccagGGAATAAGGGGGAGAGGTACCAAAGCGATCTGCCCGTGGACAACAGCTTGATGAGAAACCTCCTCATAAGGTTAGCgagaaatgtaaaaacgCACATGCATTGTGAAGATGACCTGAACACGCTGAGCAGAATCGCCTTCGTCTACGCGTACTTCTCTGTGAGGGATAACTCCCTCGTGGAGTTACTCATTCGTAAAATTTTCCTGTGCATggatatgaaaaaaaataaaaaaataaaatatttttcgctAGCTGCTTTGGCCCTCGAAAAGTGGAAATTGTACAGCGTTAAATTTATGCGTGCGTACTCTTCCCTTGTGGTAGAGACAGTTGAGAAGGTGACGcggaaaggggaagagcTGCTTACCAACcggaaggagaaggagaaggggaaaaaaaaaacgaaattaaaacatGTCAACCTGTTCGATGtgcacaaaagggagaagaaaaaattgccgCTCATCAGTTTGAAAGACATTCTGACGTACTTGTATGTGCTGAACAGGAACGACGTGAAGGACAATCACTTTGTTGAGAGGCTGCTCAGATATGCATGCTTATTTTGGGGAGATGACTGCGAAGCACAGGGAGGCAACTCCGGGGGGGGTCTCTCCCCCCCATCtgtgagcaaaaaaagggaaagcttCGACGATGACCCTGCTTCGCAAAAGAATAAGCTGCTAAGCAGCCCCGCATTCCGTGGCGCCCTCTATGCAAACAGGAGGAGACACAAAAACAGGAGTAACATGATGACGCTTTATGAATTGTACCGAATTAGTAAGCGTGCTGCCCGCCGAAGGGAGGTGCCCCTCAGTTGTTTTGCAAATCGGGTTTGGCtacacggggggggggagaagggggcTCCCCGACCTGAGGAGGGAGGGGAAGGCAGCTTAGCAATGCGCACCTTAGCAGTGCGCAACCTTCCGATGAGTGACGAACCCGTCCAGCCAAGCATAAACAGGGGGGAGAACAATAGTGCATTCTCCCCGCCCAGTTACGGGCCCGAGTCCACTGTCTTCATCAACAAGCAACGCAGATGGGTAAGCGtatacaaaaaggaagtcaTCCCCATGGCGATTTTTATGCACCACCTGACTCGGTATGATTACGCatttgtgaagaaaaaaaaagacttttCCAAATTGACGAAACTGTACAGGGATGTACTCCTCAAAAGTGACCTTGCAaatcttcactttttttacacccaCAAGATTGTAAGATTTTACAGGCACACAGATATGTGTAGCGACTTAACCACGACGTTGTACGCGTCCGCTCTTCAAAAATGCAGACGATATATTGCGTTAAAAAATGCGGGCGTCCTCTCCGACGTGTGTGCACAGAACGTGTGCGCGGGGGTGGTCATTTTCTACATACAAGTtttgaaaagtaaaataaaagatgaCCCCTTAACCGAAGCGTTAAGTGAATTTTTggtcaaatttttttcaacgtGTCAGCCTGAACAAGTCACCCATCAATTTTTAATCCCCCCGCTGAAGCTGCTGAGCATGTTGCAGGGTCTCCGTGTGAAAGTGGGCCCACGTAACGACATCCGCTGCGTAACGCCGGAGGTTAAGGACAAAACGaatgaagtaaaaatgagGGGGTACAATACGGGTGAGCTTCTACCCTGCAATACGAACGACCAAAcggatgaacaaaaaaacgacgtTATGTCAAACGGACAAAATGAGTTACCATCACGTAGGACCAAGTTGCAACTTTTAAACGTAACCGTTGTGACAATTTTAAAAGGGCTAAACTGGAACGACGTGGATAGTTTTTTGCTGCTCAAAAGTTACAAATACATGAACAGATTAACATTAActgggcaggaaaaaaaggcaaagttTTGTATGAACAtggtcaggcaaaaaaatcATTCCTTGTGCAGCGAAATAACCCACGCGGTGAAATCAAAAATGAGCGACTTTAATTGCGCAGAATTGATGAAGGTCTACCTCTACAGCGGAAATAActttaaaaggaaaactcTCCTCTTGAGAAACTTCTTTACAAATTTGTTGCTGTCAAATGGGGGGATTGTTCACAGAGGGGATAACAACTTTTTCatgttgttttttaaaaccgCCTTAGCGCATGTGCACTTGGATGGAgtagggggggagaaaaaaaaaaaaaaaaatttatatatttttaaaaattccaaCGATGTGATGAACAAACTGATGGCGCTCAGTAGGATTTACATCTGCACACATATCGACAGCATGCGGAGGAAGCACGTCTACTCACTAATCATGCACAGTCTTCTCTATTtatgttcccttttgcaaaaaggaaaaaataaggggaATTACCGTGCTGTGAGAGGCAACCCCATTTCGCGAATCCTTGTGGACATTGCGAGCACCACGTTGAAGAGGTGGACTTTTGTGAACGACGAAAGGAGTCTACTCATTTATGTGTGTCTACTTTGTTTTCGCAACATGgcgaggaaaaataaaaaaataaaaaatattttttttaacaaaaatgatgataaGCATTTTGTTGGGAAGTTGTCAAAAGTGTACGAAGAACAAGTTGAACAAATCTGCCTCTCCGAGTTTGACCGCCCCACCACGACGTATACGAACCCCTTGCTGCTCTTCCTTTTACTTAAACATAAAATAGTTTTACGTCACCATAGGAGCAGGAAAGATATGCGAATTGTGCAGAGGTTGGTCGGTAGTGGAACCCCGCTTCACCGCCTCATGATGAACGCGGCAAGTGACACTAAACTCATGCAAGTCATCCTGTACGCGATAacgaaaaattattccatCCTGATGGAGGAAGACCTTTTGGACGATTTGCATCTGCGCACAAGTGCTGTGCAGGAGCAGTCAACTAGGAACGGCACGACTTCCTCTTTCCCCCTGTTAACACATAATAACCCCGGAGACGTAAGCGAGTGGGTTGAACTGATAATGCGCACGTCAACTTGTGAAGGTCACCATTTGGATAACAGCAtcctttgcaattttgttgcACGTAAGAAGTCCGTGGAGCAGGCTGTAAAAGTCGCCTTAAGCATGAACGTGTCGGAAACGTTTTGTTGGTAGGGCATGGTGGGGGCGCGCTGACTGGTGGATCGCTCACCGTGGAAAACGCACCCAGCTGGCCCTTCGGCGGACCGCTCATTTTTGTACTATGAGTTGTCGCGTCGGCCTGCGCGGTTTGTGGGTAATATGCGGCAATTTgtagttgtttttttttgcgtcgcCCTGCATGCAACTTTTGCCCAACTGCTCCaactcctcatttttttggtttcCCGTCGCGCGCATGCCCGTGCAGAACGGCGACTCGGCAGCTGAAATGAAAGGGCGGAGAAAGGGAACAGACCTGCCAACTGACAACCCGCTACTAGTATATGTACCTCTGCGGCGTATTCGCGCATAACCCCCGCATCGACACCCGATCCCCGACTCTGACGGGTGTTGTTACCGCGTTTATCTCATATTAGAGTGATAAAGTGCCCcccgtttggaaaaaaaaaaaaaaaatctagtcaaaaggtttaaaaaaatatgaacagagttaaaaaaaaaaaaaaaatctagcCAAAaggtttgaaaaaatatgaacagagttgaaaaaaaaagaaaatctaACCaaaaggtttaaaaaaatatgaacaagtcataaaaaaaaaaaaaagaacatacatatataatacatataatatacatgtatagaGGATAACATCTGCGCGGTGGATCTTCCCCAAAGGGTtgcttttcttcccttccagATGGTGTAGAAAAAGCTAAAGAAGGAAAACGGGCGTAAATAAACGCGCGGCTTTGAGGAACATACAGAAGAGCGCACCTAGGTACAGATAGATGCAGAGGAAATACTCTGTTTATGCGCAGCTGCAAGCACAgatttgttcataatttatttgaCCAAGGAGAGCAGGCGCCTTTGCAAGCTGTTCACTGGGTTATTTGTTTGTACATTCCGTTAGGGGTCAGCTCACGCCaaccttttttccccccgcgtTTGGAAAAATACACACTGTGGTTACCTCGCCCCCGTGGCATATCAGCCCCAGTGTTTCAAATAGAAGATATAGTtgaactttttttgttattttttttttttttttgttttctttttttttccttcttgtcTGCAAAATGCTCAACAGAATGGAAGGAGAGAAAAGCATCAACCAAACGAACTACCTCAGTGACGAagatttacacaaaaaatatacccaGCTTCGAGAATGCATCGAACTGGAAAAGGATGACCAGAACAGTCACGtgaaggaaatgaaaagctTGCTGATCACAGCTTTGCTAAAATATAATGCCATAAAATTTGGTGATTTTATCTTAAAATCAAAgagaaaatcaaaatattttttttcaagtggaGTATTAAATAACATCGTTTCTGCACAcattatttcgtttttaatttctcatttaattttaaaggagaaaattccCTTCGATTACCTGTTGGGGGCATCCTATAAGGGTATTCCAATAGCAACGCTAACTAGCCACTTCTTATTCCGGTCGAATAAATttgcaaatgttttttacCTGTACGatagaaaggaaaaaaaagattatgGCGACAAGACGCTCATTGTGGGGAACCTGGACGAAGCGGTCAATGGCGATGTGCACAATGCAAAGGAAGCGGAAAGCGAAAAGAAGGTAATCATAATTGACGACGTCTTCACATGTGGCACTGCCTTGACGGAGATAATAAACAAGCTGAAGTCATATCCCAACTTGAGGGTCGTCGCGCTCATCGTTTTACTTAACCGAAATGAGTACGAACTGAATGAGCAGAATGAAAAGGTGTATTTCAAAGATTTGTTCGAGCAGAAGCTGAACGTCCCTCTCTACAGCATTCTCAGTTACCACGAGGACCTGGAGCCCCTCATGGGGTAGGCCTCCAACCGGTGAGCATCGCTCCTCCGTTGTGTTGCCCTCCAACCGTtgagcttcccccccccgcggtgTTGCCCTTCAACCGGtgagcttctcccccccgcgcggtCCACATTTCACAATTCTtcaaacgcaaaaaaatttgggaAACATAATTAGTCCGTGCAGCGATATGCACATGAGTTGTACCCCCCGCACTGCCCAGGTGCGCCCGGGCACAGGagtgcacacaaaaatgagcaagcCCGTGGGTTGCCCGTGTGTGGGCCCACATGCAGGTGAACAAAGAACGAATGGCACAAATAAATACAGCGTGGAGAGTACCCAGAcaggggaaaatgaaaagcttATTAGGCAAaagggaataaaataaagaaaaaaaaaaataaataaaataaaaagaaaaagaaaaaataaaatggtgaAGATAAAACATAAAGTAAAGGGGCAGGGgcgatgcaaaaaaaaattactgatgaacaaaaattttaaattagtAAATCAttaggttaaaaaaaaaaaaaaaaactatccTCATCATTACTGCACTTGAGCACGTGCAGGCGCCCGAATGGCTATGTACGAGGGCACTTGCGTGTGTACAACCTTGGGCCCATCTCACAGGCACATGCGTGGACGCGCATCCCTGCATAGCGTCGCATCGGCGTATATTCGCTCCTGCCgagcgccatttttttaaaacatataaaaatctTTTGCAAACGTGAAGAGGAGGGGCCATGGGGTCGACTCGGCACATgacttggaaaaaaaggggcgaggAAAAGCAGCGGAAAAGCGGCACAACCAGGCGAAGTAGGCGAAGTGGTCCAAGCAGGCGAAGCGAAGACGGAAGGCGCGACGAAACCGCGACGAAACCGCGACGAAGCCGTGACGACGCTGCGACGACTTCACACTTGGGTGTTAACCCGCCCAGTGAGCACCTGCGCTGTGACCCGTCCCTTTTGCACCTCCACTTTGTCATCCCAGCTGGAACCCACCCGACTCGCGCGCACGCAGCATACTGTGCACCGCGCACTACACACCGCACTCTACACACTACACACCGCGTATTGCACACCGCGTACTACACAGCGCGTACTGCACCCTCGCATGGCGCCCCCTCAGCAGCACTTCTTTTTGTTATCCTTTATCGGCTTGGCGTTCAAATTGATGTTGACCCGTCCCTTCTGCTGATTCTCCAGCTGcgacttattttttatttcgtgcGCCATGGTCTTAAAGGCCTGCTCCACGTTGTGGGCTATTTTGGCCGAAGTTTCCAAAAACTGAATGTTGCAGCTGTCCGCCAGCTCCTTCCCTTCTTCGTAACTCACATTCCGATCGTTTTTTAAATCGATTTTGTTTCCTATGAGGACCTTCTGCACGTCCTCCGAGGCATAcctgcgagggggggaaacggTACGTCCACACGTAAAGAAAATTGACGCGTCTGGAAGCGGTGCGAAGGCATCCTCGCAGATGGACTTGCTGACCAACAAGCACACTCTCTCTCCCCATGGTGCCTACTTCTCTATTTCTATTATCCAATTTTTCACGTTATTGAAGCTGTCTCGGTCGGTCACGTCGTACACGATGATGatgcctgcgggggggggtaaAAGAAAGTGGTCGGCGATACGAGTACATCTGGGTTTGCCTACACAATAAACTAGACGCACACACCTCTCGGCGCCCCGCTTGCACCACAtagcattttcaaaaaatgagcgGTACCTTGCGCCCCCCGGTAATAGGAAGACGTTATCGTTCTGAAGCGCTCCTGTCCCGCTGTGTCCCACTgcagttgaaaaaaaataaaaaaaaaatcgttacATATGTGAGTTCATGGTAGCCGCCTCGGCACCTCGTCAGCCGCGCCCTCCGCGCAAGGGGGCACTAGCCAAAAGCCCACTCACTATTTGcagttttataattttgtccTCAATTTCGATCGTCTTTATTTTAAAGTCAACCCCGATTGTGCTGATGTAACTGTCCGTGTAGGTATCATCctggaggggcaaaaaaaaacagcggtGTGATGGCATCATCACCAATTGGGAGAAGCGATGTGCATAACACCACTTGAGGATATACGCGGCGATGTGCTCGTTTGGCCATTCCCCCTTTCGAAACGATTCATTAGGTATGTTTGTCTGCCCCTCTCGATTTGCGAATATTGGGGGGGGACAGCACAGGCGGTGCAACTGTGCATGTGAAAACGGGTAGGCACGCCCATGCGGTTGGGAACACCCATGCGATTGGGAACGCCCATGCGATTGGGAACACCCAGCTCGTTCTCTTGACACTCCGGCATTACGGCAAAACGAAGGAGCAAACAAGACTTCCCAACGCCACTGTCTccaattaataaaattttaaataagcTGTCACTGTGAGAGGGGGGGGTAAAAGTGAAGCGAAAATGatgagcaaaaagggggaaagtaCAACGGGGTGGTGTAGTTAGGGAAACCCCTATATATACACCTACGACAGGAGCAACAACACTGTATGGCAACCACACGCAGAGTCAGCtgtccccccaaatgggtgaCGGCTCATGCGCTGAGGTGTAAGCCAAATATAAGACCACGCACAAAAAGGCACACCACACAAGATGTGCGTCGTGTGACACACACGTGGGGGGGCCGACGCCGCCCTGTGCGTGCACCACCCGAGTGGCACCCCTCAACTTGGCGCAAGAGGCACAAGGAAGCGCGAACACGTACTAGCTATCATTCATTTTGGTATGCCTAAACTTCTATACGAATGGAGGGGAAACTTTTGCAAACCGCGCGgtgggaacaaaaaaaataaataaaaaaaaaaaaacatatatatataaaatatatacataaaatatgtaaaaaatggtaaaaaaaaaaaaaaaaaaaaaaaaaaattaatcccAAATGGAGGGCACAAATCCGTTCACATGTGGGGGGCATACATGATGCATACGCGTTAGCGTTTTTATCTTCATAAACGAACGGGAGGTGACTCAATGGCATGGGTCCATCATACGTGCTGCTCAGAGAGAATGCTtttaggggggggaaatgcacaaaggaaaaagaacgAACGGGTGAGCGAACGGGGAGGAAGCGAGGGGTAGGCTGAAACGAAGGGGCAAAGCGATAAACcggaaagggaaagcaaaagggaagccgAATGGATTGCGAGTGCGAACATGTCAGCGTTAACGCGAGGGAAGAATAAACAAACGCAGAGTGGAGGTAAACCGGGACGGCAACAGGCATACGTGAGCTACGCCTGCGTGAGCTTCGTCTGCGTTAACTGCGTGAATGGGGCTTGAAACGGTTCagcgatttttttccttttttcgttcttcacctataaaaaaaaaaaaaaaaaaaagaacgccTTCGCGCGGGTGCGGCGGGGCGGCAAAAGGACTGGATGGAGGAGTTACCAAACGCGAGTGATCAGTGATAAGCGGCAAATGGAAATGACCAGTGACCAATGACCAATGACCAATGACAAATCACCGCGACGGAACAAAATTACGAGTGCCTCCcaaacagcaaaaaaaaaacagatcaACGGGTTTTCCCCCGGAAGTCCTCCTAGTGAGGCGTCCCCAAATGACCCATTGTATGACCGgacagtttaaaaaaaaaaaaaaaaaaaaaaaaaacgcagtcATGATTAAAAGTGATTTCGCGTTGCACATTAAAGCTGAAGGTTCATCACCTGCATGAGCATATACAgggggtggggggggaataaaaaagggtATCCCCACAGAATCGACATGGAAGAGCGGCCATGTTCACGAGCATCCGTGCGTGCCAgcgtacacatgtgtatgcttGCTGTGACAGCGGGGGACGCACCCGCATGACGTAGGAAGAACTTCCGGGGGGTGTCCTCCCCGATGGCTGGGTGACTTACAGAACGGGTCATGCTTCGACTAGTTCGCAACGCCGCGCTGTGCATGTACCGATGGTGTGCACACGCTCGCGAACAGAAACAATAACACGCGCTTAGTTTCACCTCGTCAGTGAATTAAACCCAACGGAGATGATCAACCGGGGGGACATCATACCGCACGCAGGTGTCCTATCCTCAGGCGAAACGATTAACGACGCACACGCGACAGGTTACGCAGCATCGTAGGTGCTGTGACCCCCTGACCTTTTCAACCGTCCCTGTGGAACGTGCGAACCGTTTCGCTGACCCTCCAAGTGTGATCGTTTGATCACCCCAAAGAGGGGTGGGGGGAAACTCCCCGCGTGATGTTACACCTTCGCAAGGGGGCACCATTCTTAAGTCTGTGGAGGGGCCACACCTATATCTGTATGCACATCGCATAGGTTTATTCACCCGAATGAGATCACCTCAGTCGACGTGCCTTCCCTCCGCAAAAGAGTCATTATGTGTAGGCaacgggggggaacaaacatGATGCGCAGAAACGGAGCGAAGTACGTGTAGTACGCGAGACGAACCAAATGCGGGACGCCCCCCTCGTTGCTGCCCCCTGGTGTGGTGATGGGCAGACTCGCAACCGCGTCATCTCAGTTAACTGCTTCGTCCGAGTCTGCCGCGTCCGCGCGTCATCCACTGCCAATGGTGCAGCCCCACAAATGGCGAATAACACACATTCGAACGGCTTCCAAACGGTGTTTGCCCCCGCCGGAGGGGATTACTCCTCAAATGGGGAGTCCTCCAAGTGGTAGGTCAACACGGATGCTGCTTAGCCCCTCCGTTTGATTCGTCACACTTTCTTTTTGCCTGCCTCAGGGGGGAATAAATTGGCCCCCTTttgtatgcacatttttttttttttttttttttttttttcaatttgcaaatggctagctgagGTCagccttaaaaaaaaatttaatggaTTGCCATCAAAAGgggtggaaagaaaaagaaaaaaaaaaaagggagaaacatACGTTGTGGAAAAGCAGCATTTGAGTTATGCGGACGGTGTACGAAACTGGCAGagtgggttttttttttttttttcttttttttggtccaTTGCTTGCTCTCCTTTTCCCGCCTGACGTGGGTGTGTTTCTTCCAGTGCGGTCGCATTTTCGCTTCTCAACCGGAGGGGCGTTCACAAGTTCGACGCCACGGGGTGAAGAgcccacagggggggagcagtaCCAAAGGTGCGGGTGAGAAACGTGGTGAAAAACGCGGTGAAAAACGCGGTGAAAAACGCGGTGAAAAACGCGGTGAAAAACGCGGTGAAAAACGAAGTGAACAAAACTGCCAACTGATGAgatgccaaaaaaaactccccTTAACGGAAAGGATGCCCTACATGCGCGCTGAGAGTTAGGAGCTCCCCGTGTGACTGTTCTGCACAATCTGACGCGAAGAGTCACACTGCGCTGTGTGCCACATACCGCTACCGCTACACTGCGCTGCTCGCCGCCACACCGTACTGCTAACCGCGCGATGGAGCGGTACAAAGCCTTCCTGAGCGAGATAAAGCGGGAAAACGAGAAAATCGGGAGGAAAATCCGCTTCGTAAACCACAAAAGCAAGTTCCAACCGgtgaacggaaaaaaagtgggctacaacaaattttttgtaaacagCTAtgaagtagaaaaaaaaaacaacctaTGCAAATACTACAAGCATAAGATAGACAGAagtaggggaaaaaaaaaaggaaaaatacacaacgatggttttccattttttgaagtttataaaaacacaAATCCAGCGTTTAAAAATAACCTCCCACAATATGGCCTTCTACAAATGCTAAAAAGCTACGATGAATTGGAACTGTTTCAGTTCTGCTCCAGGAGGAAAGAGgggatcaatttttttactcccctCCTTTCCCACTTCATAGAAATTGTAATAAGGAAGAGAGACCTCTACCGCATCAGCGATGTGTTGCTACTAACAGAGCATATAAAGAAGTTAAATTATTACCACCCCTATTTCTGCAAATTGGTGTGCAGAGAGGTATGTCTGGACATTCACAAAATTAAGACCGTTCATCAGGTGACTCGCTTTCTAGACTTCCTCATGCACTTCAACATCTTTAATCATTACTATGTGAAAAAGTTTTACAAATATGTGACGCGGTTGATTACGCATGGGAACAGGTGGACCCTTCTGGTCGATCGGTTGGACTCTACTTCGCAAGAGGAGCCGGTGCTGGATGGATCCCAGGCGGGTGACCCACATGGGAACGACCCACATGGGAACGACACACATGGGAATGCCCCACATGCGAATGCCCCACATGCGAATGCCCCACATGCGAATGCCCCACATGCGAATGCCCCACATGCGAATGCCCCACATGCGAATGCCCCACATGG encodes:
- a CDS encoding hypothetical protein, conserved (encoded by transcript PVX_080600A); its protein translation is MAAYHPLCALLQRSVLTGQVKKRGDQFHRAVAISSRVGGAKKQKKLSSKTAKHINYVFEKKKKADEAISFNSLKRRKLKEVPSSHFHFICHLKNGEVQSARRGSASLLGGVAPVGEATTGGDRPIGVSLPTGEDRLIGKTTIGELRPIGESLPTGEDRLVRETPIWGSSAAGEAFQFFPRATFRQDRREKDPKNTSALSSIVHLGRNKDICNTYLRASLMNIYHDENHNHVILKMMREVQHTHMYMNSRQISLIIYSLYQHFFTQAVKQIHGKDNPSNCEWYLKLFYILEDDFFVPPGNKGERYQSDLPVDNSLMRNLLIRLARNVKTHMHCEDDLNTLSRIAFVYAYFSVRDNSLVELLIRKIFLCMDMKKNKKIKYFSLAALALEKWKLYSVKFMRAYSSLVVETVEKVTRKGEELLTNRKEKEKGKKKTKLKHVNLFDVHKREKKKLPLISLKDILTYLYVLNRNDVKDNHFVERLLRYACLFWGDDCEAQGGNSGGGLSPPSVSKKRESFDDDPASQKNKLLSSPAFRGALYANRRRHKNRSNMMTLYELYRISKRAARRREVPLSCFANRVWLHGGGEKGAPRPEEGGEGSLAMRTLAVRNLPMSDEPVQPSINRGENNSAFSPPSYGPESTVFINKQRRWVSVYKKEVIPMAIFMHHLTRYDYAFVKKKKDFSKLTKLYRDVLLKSDLANLHFFYTHKIVRFYRHTDMCSDLTTTLYASALQKCRRYIALKNAGVLSDVCAQNVCAGVVIFYIQVLKSKIKDDPLTEALSEFLVKFFSTCQPEQVTHQFLIPPLKLLSMLQGLRVKVGPRNDIRCVTPEVKDKTNEVKMRGYNTGELLPCNTNDQTDEQKNDVMSNGQNELPSRRTKLQLLNVTVVTILKGLNWNDVDSFLLLKSYKYMNRLTLTGQEKKAKFCMNMVRQKNHSLCSEITHAVKSKMSDFNCAELMKVYLYSGNNFKRKTLLLRNFFTNLLLSNGGIVHRGDNNFFMLFFKTALAHVHLDGVGGEKKKKKNLYIFKNSNDVMNKLMALSRIYICTHIDSMRRKHVYSLIMHSLLYLCSLLQKGKNKGNYRAVRGNPISRILVDIASTTLKRWTFVNDERSLLIYVCLLCFRNMARKNKKIKNIFFNKNDDKHFVGKLSKVYEEQVEQICLSEFDRPTTTYTNPLLLFLLLKHKIVLRHHRSRKDMRIVQRLVGSGTPLHRLMMNAASDTKLMQVILYAITKNYSILMEEDLLDDLHLRTSAVQEQSTRNGTTSSFPLLTHNNPGDVSEWVELIMRTSTCEGHHLDNSILCNFVARKKSVEQAVKVALSMNVSETFCW
- a CDS encoding orotate phosphoribosyltransferase, putative (encoded by transcript PVX_080605A) codes for the protein MLNRMEGEKSINQTNYLSDEDLHKKYTQLRECIELEKDDQNSHVKEMKSLLITALLKYNAIKFGDFILKSKRKSKYFFSSGVLNNIVSAHIISFLISHLILKEKIPFDYLLGASYKGIPIATLTSHFLFRSNKFANVFYLYDRKEKKDYGDKTLIVGNLDEAVNGDVHNAKEAESEKKVIIIDDVFTCGTALTEIINKLKSYPNLRVVALIVLLNRNEYELNEQNEKVYFKDLFEQKLNVPLYSILSYHEDLEPLMG
- a CDS encoding small GTPase Rab1A, putative (encoded by transcript PVX_080610A) is translated as MNDSYDSLFKILLIGDSGVGKSCLLLRFADDTYTDSYISTIGVDFKIKTIEIEDKIIKLQIWDTAGQERFRTITSSYYRGAQGIIIVYDVTDRDSFNNVKNWIIEIEKYASEDVQKVLIGNKIDLKNDRNVSYEEGKELADSCNIQFLETSAKIAHNVEQAFKTMAHEIKNKSQLENQQKGRVNINLNAKPIKDNKKKCC